In the Sandaracinus amylolyticus genome, CCCGCGGCGCGTTCCGCGCAACGCGTATCGGACTGCGTGCTGGGTCGCCGAGTCGCAGGTCACCGCGTCGTACGCCATCTCCCGTGGCCTTCGCCGGCTCTTCGTCGAGTCCGGCATCGCCCGGCCCGAGATGGAGGTCATCCACTACGGGTTCGACTTCGCGGCCGCGCCGACGCAGCCCCGACCCGAGCATCGTCTCGGGACACCGCAGATCACGATGGTGGGGCGCCTCGTCGGCTTCAAGGGCCATCGCCATGCGCTCGATGCGATGGTCCGCATACGTCGCGCACATCCGAGCGCGAAGCTGGTCATCGTGGGCTCGGGACCGCTGGAAGCCGAGATCCGCGCGTCGATCGCGTCACGAGGTCTCTCCGAGAGCGTGGTGATGACGGGCTATCGCCCGGACGCTGCCGCTTTCATGGCCGCTTCCGACGTCGTGCTGGTGCCGTCGATCTCGGAGGGCCTGGGCGTCGTGTTCCTCGAGGCGTTCTCGGCCGGCACGCCCGTCGTAGCGTTCGACGTGCCGGCGTCGAACGAGATCCTCGCCCACGACGAGACCGGTCTGCTGGTTCCCCCCTACGACATCGACGCCTATGCGCGTGCCGTGAACGGGCTGCTCGCGGATGCGGCGCTGCGCGAGCGGCTGCGAGCAGGCGGGGCGCACAGGCTTCGCTCGTACTTCACGCGCGAACGGATGACGCGCGAGACCATCGCCTTCTACGAGCGTGCGACGCGATGCGCGAGAGGCGAGCGGCTTGCAGCCGCCGCGCCGGCTGCTTGACCATGGAACCCCAGCATGGTTCCGTTCGGTCCTCCTCCGTGAATCCTCGCTGACCGGCTGCAACGAACGAGAGCGCCGAGATGTGGACGGATCTTGTCATCGCCGCGGGCGTCGGACTCGTGGTTGCCGGGATAGCGACTCCTGCGGCTCGGGCCCTCGGCCGAAGGCTCGGAGCCGTCGACCAACCCGGAGGGCGCCGGGTTCACACCAAGGCCACCCCACGCATGGGAGGTCTGGCCGTCGTGGCGGGGTACGTCACGGCGCTCGGGTGCGTCGCGGCGTGGGACGCCCACGAGGGGCGCGCGTTCGCGGGCGCGCCGACGCCGATCGTCGGCTTCCTGGTGGGCGGACTGTTGCTCGCTGGCGTCGGCGCGGTCGACGACGTGCGGGCGCTCGGAGCGAAGAAGAAGCTCGCCTTCCAGAGCGTCGCCGCGAGCATCGCGTGGGCGGCGGGCGCGCGGATCGAGGCCTTCGATCTACCGTGGATCGGTAGCTTCGAGTTCGCGCCCGTCGCGAGCTACGTGATGAGCGTCGGATGGATCCTCGCGTTCGTGAACGCGATCAACCTCATCGACGGTCTCGACGGCCTCGCGAGCGGGATGGTGTTCTTCGCCGCGATCACCAACACGATCGTCGCGCTCACCACGGAGAACCATCTCGCAGCCGTGCTGAACGTGGCGCTCGGTGCGTCGGTGCTCGCGTTCCTCTACTACAACTTCAACCCCGCGACGGTGTTCCTCGGGGACACGGGAAGCATGTTCCTCGGGTACGTCCTCGGGGCTTCCGCGTTGCTCAGCGGGCGGCAGAAGGAGAGCACCGTCGTCGCGCTGCTGGTGCCCGTCGTCGCGCTGGGCGTGCCTCTGACGGACACGCTGTTCACGATGCTGCGGCGCTTCCTCGAGCGCCGACCGATCTTCTCCGCCGATCGCGGCCACATTCACCATCGACTGCTCGACCTCGGGTTCACCCACCGTCGCGTGGTGTTGCTCCTCTACGCGATCAGCGTGTTGACCTGTGTCGCGGCGATCGCTGCGGCGTTCGGCAAGGACTGGCAGGTCGGTCTCGCGCTTCTCGCAGCGGTCCTCGTCGTGCTCGCGAGCGCGCGCTTCGCTGGGTACTTCCGCCTGCGCGTGGTGCGCGAGGCGTCGTCGGACGTCGCGAAATCGCAGGTCCGCAATCGCATCGCGCTCGCGCTCGCCGGGAGCCACACCACGGCCTCCGAGTATCTCTCGCGGATCGCGACGGTCGTGCTGGAGGTGGATGGTTTCGTGAAGTGCGAGCTCGTGCGCGACGAGCAGGTCCTGTGGAGCTGGCAGGACTCGCACGAAAAGGTCGCGCATCCGAACTCGTACGAGTACGTGTGGAACGTCGACGAGCTCACGTGGCGTCTCCGCTTCTTCGTCGACCCCGACCTGGCGTCGTCCAGCACCGAGATCGAGCCGCTCCTCCAGCTCACGGGCGAGGTCGCCGCGCACATCCTCGCGCGCGACACGTCGTGGCGAGCGATGGTCCGCGAGTCGCGGCCCTCGCTGCAGGCGGCGCCGCTCGTGACCGCTGCGCAGCGCGATGGCGAGCCGCTCGGCGCTTCGTCGGGCGCGGACGCCTGAGCCTGGTCGGATCGACGCCCCTCGATGCGCAGGCTCGCGCTCCTCAGGTCGATCGGGACCTATACGCTCCTCGGCTTCGTGCCGGTCGCGACGAACCTCGTCGTCGTGCCGATCTACCTGCGGCACCTGTCGGTCGAGGAGTACGGCCTCGTCGGGCTGGCCAACGTCGCATACACGTTCACGCTGCTCGTGACCGGGCTCGGGCTGCCCGACGCGTACGGCCGGTTCTATTTCGAGAAGCACAACGCAGGGCGCGAAGGCGGCGGCCGGCTCCTCGGGACCGTGCTGGCGGGCGTCACCCTCAGCACGGCGCTCGCCGCGATCCTCGCGCTCGCATGCGGGCCGCGGCTCTACGAGCTCGCCTGGCCGTCGCTTGCGTTCCAACCGTACGGTTGGTGGATCGCCGTCTCGGTCGGCGGGGCGATGCTGCAGCAGCTCGCGTTCCTCGCCTTCCGGAACGCGGAGAACCTGCGCATGGCGGCGCTCGCCAGTCTCCTGCCGTTCGCCGGAGGAACGATCGGCACCTACGTCGCCGTCGCCTCGCTGGACGGTGGCGCGGAAGGCGCGATCTCCGGGCGCGCGCTCGGGTACCTCGCAGGTGCGTTGCCCGCGCTCGTCGTCCTCGCGTCGAGTCTACCTCTGCGATTCCGTGTGTCGCAGTTGCGAGAGCTGCTCGAGTACGGAGTTCCGATCGTCGTCTATTCGCTGTTGAATCACCTGCTCTTCCTCGGCGATCGCCTGATCTTCGAGCGGTGGACGGATCTCGAGACCCTCGCCGTCTACGTGCTGGCGGTGACGATCATCTCGCCCGCCGACATTCTCGCGAACGCTGTCTCGCCCGCGATCGTGCCGCGCATCTATCGCGGGTGGTCCGCCGGAGACGCGCGCGTGGATCAGGAGCTCCAGCGCATCTACGAAGGCCTGTTCGCGATCCAGGTGGTCCTGCTCTGCATCGCTCTCACGTGCGCCGGTCCGGTCGTGACCTGGCTCGGCAGCGAGGAGTACTCGGCGTCGCTTCCGTATCTGCCGTTCCTCGCGTTCGCGCACCTGTTCCGGGTCCGCTATCTCTATTTCTCGATGCCGCTCTTCTTCCACAAGCGGACTCGTTTCCTTCCGTTGATGACGTTGACGTCGATCGGGCTCGGCCTCGCCGGGGCCTACGCCGGGTTCCGATGGATCGGTCCGGTGGGCATCACCGTCGGAGTCATCGCGTGGAAGTTCTCGCAGCAGGCGATCGCGCACGTCTTCGTCGTCAGGACGGGGTTGATGCGCGCCGCGGGGATGCCGAGGAGCACGATGCTGAGTGGTCTGTTCCTCGCCTATGTCGCGGCGAGCTACGCGACGGACTCGACGCCGGCCGTCCTGTGGGGCGGCGCCGCGGTTCTCACGGCTGCGTCGGCGTTCGCGCTGGCTCGGGTCCTCGCGACGCCCGGGGCGCTTCCTGCACATCGGGGCCCCGCGTGACGAACGACGCGAAGCTGCCGAGCGGTTTCCGCCTGCACCAGATTCTCTTCGGGGGATTGGGCGGTCACGCGAGTGTCGCGCTCTCGTTGATCGGGAGCACGCCTCAGCTGCAGCACTCGGTCACGTTCTTCGGCACCGACCCGCCGCGCTCCGAGCACGTCGAGCTCTGCCGCGCTCGACACGTCGCGTGGACCGGCGTGACGAAGCGCCCGGGTCTCGACCCTCAGTCGTTGCGGTCCGTCCTCGCCGATCTCCGCGCGCGACGCCCCGAGGTCGTGCTGGTCCACTCGACGACCACGATGCCTGCTGCGCTCGCGCATCGGCTGTCGACGGGCGTTCCCTTCGTCGTGGTCGATCACACTCCGAACGCAGCGAAAGAGCGCAGGGAGTGGGTTGCGCTCGCGACGAGCCTCGCCGTGTCCGATTCCGTCGTGTTCCTCACGCCGGTGTTTCGGGCCGAGGTTCGCGCGCGCTTCGGTCGTGCGGTCGATCTCGCACGCACGACCGTCATTCCGAACGGCATCGACACCGAGCGTTTTCGACCCGCTCCCCGCGCCATCGGGGACTCGAGTCGCGTCGTCGTGTCCATGCTCTCGCGCTTCACGCCGCAGCGTGACCACGCGACGATCGTCTCCGCCGTCGAGTCTCTCCTCGCGCGTGATGCCAATCTGCGTGCTCGGCTGAGGGTGGTGCTCGCCGGTGACGGGGAGACGCTCGGCTCGATTCGAGCGCTCGTCACGAGCCGTGGGCTCGACGACGTGATCACGACGCCGGGCGTGCTCGACGAGACGAACGTCGTGAAGCTGCTCCACGCCTCCGACATCTATGTCCATTCGTCCCTGGCCGAGACGATGAGCACGTCCGTGATGCAGGCGATGTCGACCGGGCTGCCCGTCGTGGCCACGCGCATCACGGGGATGGATCTGTTGATCGACGATGGGCGCAGCGGCGTGCTCTTCACCTCGGGTCGGGCTCCCGAGCTCGCCTCCGTCGTCGCGGGCCTGATCGCGGATCCGCAGCGGCGCACGTCGCTGGGCGCAGAAGCGCGCCGCGACGCGATCGAGCGCCTTTCTGCCGCGCGAATGGCCGCGGATTATCAGCATCACCTTCGAGAGGCGGTGTCGCGTCGCTCGATGATTGTGAGTCGCTCTGCCGAGAACGGCGGAGCTCGGGTATGAGCGAGGAGCCAATGTCCCTTCAGAGGATGATCGACAAGACGCTGCCCGTCCGAAAGGCGGCCTTTCGCCTACTCGATCGCCGTGGGCTCCGGGGCGTTCTCGGCGGCGGAGTGAGCGTCTACAGCCTGCTCAGGCGCGGCCGGGGAGTCTGGGTCACGCCGGAGAAGGGACTCTGGGTGCATCGGTTCGTCGATGGCTATCTCGTCAATCGCGTCATCGACACGACTCTTCTCGACACGATCGACTCCGTCGCTCGCGACACGTTTCTCCACGGGCTGTCCGTGAGCCCTGGTGATGTCGTGGTCGACGTCGGCGCGGGCGTGGGCACCGAGGTCCTCACGTTCTCACGGCTCGCGGGTCCGGGCGGCCGCGTGCTCGCCATCGAAGCCCACCCCGAGACCGCGCGCGCGCTGCAGCGCACGGTCGTGCTCAACGGTCTTCGTCAGGTCGAGGTGATCGCCGCTGCCGCGACCGCGAAGGAGTGCGAGCTCTCGATCACCGACGAGGAAGATCACATCAAGAGCCAGGTGCGCTCGGACACGTCGTCCGGCGCCCATCGCGTGCCCGGAAGGCCCTTGGCGATGCTGCTGCGGGAGCGAGGCATCGAGCGGATCGACCTCGTGAAGATGAACATCGAGGGAGCCGAGCTCGACGCGCTGCGCGGTCTGGGGGCGGCGCTCGCGAACGTGCGGCAGGTGGCGATCAGCTGTCACGACTTCCTCGCGCCGGAGTCCGACCCGCACGACTGGCGACGCACCTTCGACGGGGTCCGCCAGCTGCTGGCCGACGCCGGTTTCGAGCTGTGGTCCAGGGAAGCCGACGAGCGCCCCTGGGTTCGCCACACGTGGTACGGCAGGCGTCCTCGCTGATCATCGATGACTTCGAAGAGCAACGCGGCTGTCCGGATCCTCGCGACCGGGGCGATCAATCGGCCCGACATCCTCGCCGTGCTCGACAAGCTGCGTCCCGTCGCACAGCTGGAATTCGTCGAGTACTCGCAGATGTACTCGGAGCCGCTCGCTCCGGAGCGATATGCGCCATACGGGCCGGTGACCCCGTGGGAGCAGTACACGAGCGCACAATCTCTGCTCGATTCCACGCGTCCCGCGGCGATCGTGCTCTTCTACGTGTCTTCGCTCAATCAGGTCGCTCTACGAATCGCGGCGCACTCGCGAGCGATCCCCACGATCCACGTCGAGCACGGTATTCGTCTCTCGCCAGAGGACCCGCTGGCGCGCAGGTTCCTGCGCGAGCAGGCGCAGAAGCGGTTCTCTCGGCGTCGCCCTAGCCTGATTTCGACGCTGGCGAATTATCGGTTCGCACTCGGGACCTGGGCGCGTCTGACCGGTGTCCATCGAGCCGCTCTGGGCCGATATCTCGCGACTGTGGGCCTGCGGGGCGCGACTTATGAAGTGCTCCAGTCGACTGCGAACATCCGACGGCCCGACGGGTATCTCTCGTTCTCCGAGCAGTGTCTGGCGTACCACCGCGACGTCGATCGCATCCCGGGTAGCTGGCCGACGAAGCTGGTCGGTTTCCCGCAGTTCGACGAGTTCCTGCCGCGGACGGCGGACGTGGACCCGCGGCTCGCGGTCCTGATCGATCATCAGTTCCACAATCTCGGCTTGTTCGGGTGGACGAACGATTTCCGGACGACGTGGGTCGCCCGTATCGTCGACCTCGTCGAGAAGTTCGATTTGCGTCTGTTGGTCAAACAGCATCCCGAGGATCGCAGTGGCGCCTGGGAGCGGTGGCGAGGACACCCTCGCATCGAGGTCGTCGATCGAGACGGGCTCATGGACGCGCTTCCGCGTGTCGGACTGATCCTCGGCACGTTCTCGACGCTGCAGATCCCGCTCGCAGCGATGCCTCACACCGCGCTCGTGACGCTCGAGATTCATCCGAACCCCGATGAGTTCCCTTCGAGGTCTTTCGTCGAGACGGGCGCTGCGACGGCCGCTTTCACATGGGACGCGCTCGAGCGACTGATCTCGCGACGAGCCGAGCTCGCGCGCGAGCAGGCAGCGCGCAAGGACGCGTTCATCGAGAAGTTCCTCCACAAGATGGATGGACGCGCAGGAGAGCGGCTTCGAGACGCTTTGATGACGCTCGACTGGGCGCCCGTTCGTCGATTCGGGATGGAGGACGCGTGAGCGTGTCTGCGCTGTTGGGACGGCTGGCTCACCCAGCCTTGTATGCGGTGCGTGCCGCTCGATACCGGGCGGAAGGGCTGCTGTCCGGAGGATACGTTCATCCGACGACGCTGCTGACGATCGCCAGTGGGCCGGGTCGGCTCCGTCTCGGCAAACGCGTGCTGATCTACGAGTACAACGTCATCGTCGTCGGTGACGATCAGGGACCGACTGCATTCCGAGGTTCCCATCTCGAGATCGGCGACGACACCTACGTCGGTTCGCACAACAATCTGCGCGCCGCGGGTGGTGCGATCACGATCGGGCGGAAGTGTCTGATCTCGCAGCACGTCACGATCGTCGCTGCGAATCATGGGACGAGTCGTCTTCAGCCGATGAAAGATCAGCCCTGGGACGTGACGCGGACCGGCGTTCGGATCGGCGACGATGTCTGGGTCGGCGCAGGCGCGGTGATCCTGCCCGGCACCACCGTCGGCGACGGAGCCATCATCGCTGCGGGAGCGGTCGTCAGCCGCGACGTTCTTCCGTACCAGATCGTCGGTGGCGTTCCTGCGAAGGTCATCGGCGAACGCTGAGCCGCACGAGTTCCGTGCGCGTGCACGGGGCGGCTCTGGAGCTCACGCGCTCGAATGCGACGAGCCGTCTCCGCATCTCACGTGCGGGCTCGTCACACGAGCCGCCGGAGATGCCGCACCGAGAAGCGGACAGCGTGCCTGATGGAAACCCCTCCGAAACGACTCCTCTCGATTGATCTGCTTCGTGGCGTGTGCGCGCTCGGCGTGGCGATCTATCACCTCGCGAGCTGGCTCGACCTCGCGCACCTCTACAATCTCGGCCTCTACGGCGTGTACGCGTTCTTCGTGATCTCGGGCGCGAGCATGACGCTCGCGTACGACGGACGTTTCGCGCGTGGCTACTCGATTCCGAAATTCCTGGCGTTGCGATACGCGCGACTGGCCCCGTTGTACGTTGCGATCTGCGTCTACGTCGTCCTCGTCGCGCTCGTCACGGGTCAGCTCGACCACGAGCTCCTCGGAAAAGCGGCGTTGAACGTCACGTTCCTCTTCGCGTTCGCAAACCCAGGCGACACGTCCATCGTCGTCGGTGGATGGTCCCTGGGGATCGAGTTCGTCTTCTACCTTCTATTTCCACTGCTGATCGCGCTCTCCCGACAGCGCTGGTATCCGGCCCTCGCCGCGGGGCTCG is a window encoding:
- a CDS encoding glycosyltransferase family 4 protein, whose protein sequence is MTNDAKLPSGFRLHQILFGGLGGHASVALSLIGSTPQLQHSVTFFGTDPPRSEHVELCRARHVAWTGVTKRPGLDPQSLRSVLADLRARRPEVVLVHSTTTMPAALAHRLSTGVPFVVVDHTPNAAKERREWVALATSLAVSDSVVFLTPVFRAEVRARFGRAVDLARTTVIPNGIDTERFRPAPRAIGDSSRVVVSMLSRFTPQRDHATIVSAVESLLARDANLRARLRVVLAGDGETLGSIRALVTSRGLDDVITTPGVLDETNVVKLLHASDIYVHSSLAETMSTSVMQAMSTGLPVVATRITGMDLLIDDGRSGVLFTSGRAPELASVVAGLIADPQRRTSLGAEARRDAIERLSAARMAADYQHHLREAVSRRSMIVSRSAENGGARV
- a CDS encoding lipopolysaccharide biosynthesis protein, whose product is MRRLALLRSIGTYTLLGFVPVATNLVVVPIYLRHLSVEEYGLVGLANVAYTFTLLVTGLGLPDAYGRFYFEKHNAGREGGGRLLGTVLAGVTLSTALAAILALACGPRLYELAWPSLAFQPYGWWIAVSVGGAMLQQLAFLAFRNAENLRMAALASLLPFAGGTIGTYVAVASLDGGAEGAISGRALGYLAGALPALVVLASSLPLRFRVSQLRELLEYGVPIVVYSLLNHLLFLGDRLIFERWTDLETLAVYVLAVTIISPADILANAVSPAIVPRIYRGWSAGDARVDQELQRIYEGLFAIQVVLLCIALTCAGPVVTWLGSEEYSASLPYLPFLAFAHLFRVRYLYFSMPLFFHKRTRFLPLMTLTSIGLGLAGAYAGFRWIGPVGITVGVIAWKFSQQAIAHVFVVRTGLMRAAGMPRSTMLSGLFLAYVAASYATDSTPAVLWGGAAVLTAASAFALARVLATPGALPAHRGPA
- a CDS encoding MraY family glycosyltransferase, which produces MAGYVTALGCVAAWDAHEGRAFAGAPTPIVGFLVGGLLLAGVGAVDDVRALGAKKKLAFQSVAASIAWAAGARIEAFDLPWIGSFEFAPVASYVMSVGWILAFVNAINLIDGLDGLASGMVFFAAITNTIVALTTENHLAAVLNVALGASVLAFLYYNFNPATVFLGDTGSMFLGYVLGASALLSGRQKESTVVALLVPVVALGVPLTDTLFTMLRRFLERRPIFSADRGHIHHRLLDLGFTHRRVVLLLYAISVLTCVAAIAAAFGKDWQVGLALLAAVLVVLASARFAGYFRLRVVREASSDVAKSQVRNRIALALAGSHTTASEYLSRIATVVLEVDGFVKCELVRDEQVLWSWQDSHEKVAHPNSYEYVWNVDELTWRLRFFVDPDLASSSTEIEPLLQLTGEVAAHILARDTSWRAMVRESRPSLQAAPLVTAAQRDGEPLGASSGADA
- a CDS encoding FkbM family methyltransferase, with product MIDKTLPVRKAAFRLLDRRGLRGVLGGGVSVYSLLRRGRGVWVTPEKGLWVHRFVDGYLVNRVIDTTLLDTIDSVARDTFLHGLSVSPGDVVVDVGAGVGTEVLTFSRLAGPGGRVLAIEAHPETARALQRTVVLNGLRQVEVIAAAATAKECELSITDEEDHIKSQVRSDTSSGAHRVPGRPLAMLLRERGIERIDLVKMNIEGAELDALRGLGAALANVRQVAISCHDFLAPESDPHDWRRTFDGVRQLLADAGFELWSREADERPWVRHTWYGRRPR
- a CDS encoding glycosyltransferase family 4 protein, producing the protein MAGSERYLLEILPALRAAGVDARFAALVTDADRSRNDEMYRRLRAADVPFYVLPLGRVPRASDVLGLARLVRDERVDVLHTHLVHADFVGALARPALPRRVARVSTKHGYEESYTNEHGFDPRRVPRNAYRTACWVAESQVTASYAISRGLRRLFVESGIARPEMEVIHYGFDFAAAPTQPRPEHRLGTPQITMVGRLVGFKGHRHALDAMVRIRRAHPSAKLVIVGSGPLEAEIRASIASRGLSESVVMTGYRPDAAAFMAASDVVLVPSISEGLGVVFLEAFSAGTPVVAFDVPASNEILAHDETGLLVPPYDIDAYARAVNGLLADAALRERLRAGGAHRLRSYFTRERMTRETIAFYERATRCARGERLAAAAPAA